From the genome of Triticum aestivum cultivar Chinese Spring chromosome 1A, IWGSC CS RefSeq v2.1, whole genome shotgun sequence:
CGGGACACACAGGAGGTACAATGCTTTTGAATAGCATTTTCCTTTGTTACTTGGTTTGCACATTTGttgtcttatactccctccgttccaaaatataagtctttctagagattccaccaagcgactacatacggagcaaaatgagtgaacttacgctctaaaatatgtccacatacatccgtatgttgtattccatttgaaatgtctaaaaagacttatatttaggaacggagggagtagttactcCTATTTATTTCATAATGATATCACTTGTCAAATTGGTAGGATATGGCATACATGGTTTATAGGAGCAACTGACAAGTGCTAACGTTGGTAATGCTCTGTTTCAACTAGTTGATGTTAAAAAATTGAGCTTATTGTAGGTGAAACTGGAACAAGGACTGGAGATGCTGAAAATCTTCAAGGACCATGAGGATAATGTGTCAATCCTTGATGACTTTGACTTTTACGAGGAACGTGAGAAGGCCCTGCTGGAGAATAAGGCGAGGCTGCATCAGCAACAACAGATTTCCAGCTCCAGTGTTTCTGAGCCCAAGAAGCCGTCGACAGTGCCCACTGACCTGGTGGGTCATATCACCAATAGTCCTAGCGTTGTTGAGCCGAAGAAGCCCTCGACCATACCCACTGACGTGGTGGGTCATATCACCAAGACCTTCGCACAGGCCGTGCGGCTTGGCGAGGCCAAGAGTGTGAGCCCTTCCGCCGATAAAGTCCCCGCTGGAGATTCATCTGCTGCTGCTAAGCCTGTTGAAGTGAAAGAGAGCAGTTGAAGTGCGATTTGGCCGTGGTTGAAATTCAAATCATGTGCTTCCTCACCAGAGAGTTGGGTGCATAAAGACATCTGGTGCCGCCAAAATATGAAGGCGCAGGTGAAGATGATGGATGATGGCGTCCTGCGCTTCTGGTGAAGCATGATGTACACTAGGAAGATACATAGGGCATGCCCTTTGCCAACCTTGGATGGAAGCTTAGTGGAGTAGTTTCTTACATAGTTCCTCTTGCTTTCATCTCTTCTGTACTTTTCTTTTTCTGTCCCAGTTTCCTTTTGCGTTTAATATATATGGGTATGTTTATTCCTCAGTGGCCAGTAGGTTAAGGTGGAGAGCTGCAGTTTTTGTGCAGGCCCTCTGTAAGTTCAATGTTGGGTCGCAGATGAATAAAGCTATTCTGTTTAATTTTCCTCTTTTCTTTGAGGTGTAATTTTCCTTTCTTGTGGTACTTATTGATGGCGCAGTTCTGAACAAGATACATCTATATGTGCATCATTGCATGTACTAATAAGCAATACAAATGAAGTCCTACAGGGCAACTTTCTGTGTGTGTCCTATGGAATGGTTAATTCCAAAGTAGCAAAATAGTCCTCTTTTTGTACTGTACTTCCATAATCTTGCGAATTTCATATacgtagtttttttttttgaaatattgccaGGTTATTCACTCATTTCTTGAAATATTGCCAACTTAATTACTCATTTCTGCTCAGATGGATAAACAACATTATCTCACCCGTAGGCTACCGGCTCCAAATCTCACCGAAtcttccacccacccacccacctgCGCCAGCTctgaaggaggaggcggcggcggcggcgggtgagctcGCGCATAACGGATCGATCCCAGCTCTAGAGGGGAGCAGCCATGGCGggggacggcgacgaggagcggccGGCGATGGGCGGCGACAAGCTGATCCTGCGGGGGCTGCAGTTCCACGGCTTCCACGGCGTGAAGCAGGAGGAGAAGAAGCTCGGGCAGAAGTTCGTGGTCGACGTGGACGCCTGGatggacctcgccgccgccggggacTCCGACGACATCTCCCACACCGTCAGCTACACCGACATCTACAGGTGATATGCACTACTCCCCACCTCCATCCAGCTTCAGTTTTCTCGCTGCCGCAGTGCTGTCTTCAGCTTCAGTTTCCTGACACCAGAGTATGTAAAATGTTACCCTGCAGGATAGCCAAGGGCGTGGTGGAGGGCCCGTCGCGCAACCTCTTGGAGTCGGTGGCGCAGTCGATCGCCGGCACCACGCTGCTCGAGTTCCCCCAGATCTCCGGCGTCCGGGTGAAGGTCGGGAAGCCCCACGTCGCGGTGCAGGGCGTCGTGGACTACCTCGGGGTGGAGATACTGAGGCGTAGACAAGCATGAGCACAAGAACCGAACAGAATTAATCTCAGTTGAGCCGATCGATCTCTGTGtcttatattatctatctatgtatgAACATATGTTAATCGCGCTCACGAAACAAGAATCATGAACGGAATAATTTCTGAAATGGGGATCATGTTCTTGCCTGCATATAATAGTTTCTGAACATCTTTGTGGAATAAAAGGCCACAGGAGAGAGCATCATAAACCAACCAGATCTCAACCCACAGAGTCCTCCTGGTCATGATGCTGCATCACCTGCATGTGTTTATTGGATGGATCTATGTGGAGTACCAAAACCAGTGTGGATCTCAGTTTCCACTGACTCATTACGGCGAAAGGAGGGTCAGGCCCTTTCTCGATTTCGAAAGCTCAAGGTTAGTAAAGTAATCAACCACACACGTCGTGCAGGAACCTCCTAAGAGAAGCGTGCCAAGACATTGAGTTGTCAGAATCCACGACTTTCACTCGAAGCAAACAATCAGATATTGGAGTCGACCATGTTCATCGCTTGTCTCATAACTGAATCAAAGAGGAACACTTAAAGTAGCAATTACGGGTATTCTCGTCCTTCTCTACAATTCTTCATGCCGGGTGCAGCGCAATGGCAGCCGCTTCATGAGTTATGAGACAAGCTTGTCTCATAACTGAACCGAAGAGGAACACTTAACTCTCACATATATACCACTATGAAAAGGAAAGTAACAACAATGGGCTGCAGCATGAGTCGTCTAGCGACAATCTCGCTAGTTTTTCTCGTCCCGCTCTTCATGCCAGGTGCAGTGCAATGGCAGCCGCAATTGCTAGCTTCAACGCCACCCCGAGCCAGCACCTGCAACTACCGAAAGGATTTGTTTGAGTGTCGGAGAGCATTGCCTTCAACGGCCAAGGCCACGGCATGTCAACATTGACAAAATTACATGGACGACCTACGCATGGCTCTGGCTATGACAGTGAGACGTACAGGTCGTCCAAACTCTGCCGGGAACTGATATGATGCCCATACCCTTGAAACTCTTGGCCCTTTCCACTGCCCATGTAGGATATTTGTTTCTCTCCAACATCCCATACTTGATTAAGAATAAAAGAGAT
Proteins encoded in this window:
- the LOC542903 gene encoding dihydroneopterin aldolase 2, with the protein product MAGDGDEERPAMGGDKLILRGLQFHGFHGVKQEEKKLGQKFVVDVDAWMDLAAAGDSDDISHTVSYTDIYRIAKGVVEGPSRNLLESVAQSIAGTTLLEFPQISGVRVKVGKPHVAVQGVVDYLGVEILRRRQA